The following proteins come from a genomic window of Mesotoga sp. UBA6090:
- a CDS encoding type IV toxin-antitoxin system AbiEi family antitoxin domain-containing protein yields the protein MRLELFFEESPVFTTHELKEFLKKNEAKSLENYSVLLNYHVKRGRVLKICRGLYAVVPLNQKAEQFAPDSFLIAAKRTEDAILAYHTAQEFNGNTYSLFSTRTFLTMKSVHPLVFREIEYIPTHPSQKLLRSDSYFLLTEQVDINGINVLITSRERTFVDMLDRPNLCGGIEEVWRSLKTTEYLNIENLLKYLRALDNSTTSAKVGFFLQRHPKITNNDQTLLRELKKMIPVSLHYFDRSRVDRARLVKEWNLVIPEYILNESWEEQ from the coding sequence GTGAGATTAGAACTTTTTTTTGAAGAATCACCGGTCTTCACGACTCATGAACTGAAAGAATTTCTGAAGAAGAATGAAGCGAAGAGTCTTGAGAACTACAGCGTTCTTCTGAATTATCACGTTAAGAGAGGCCGGGTCCTCAAAATCTGTCGTGGTCTCTACGCAGTGGTACCCCTAAACCAGAAGGCAGAACAATTCGCCCCGGATTCATTTCTCATTGCAGCAAAGAGAACAGAGGATGCGATTCTTGCCTATCATACGGCTCAGGAATTCAATGGGAATACCTACTCGCTTTTCAGTACCAGAACATTCTTAACTATGAAGAGTGTGCATCCTTTAGTGTTCAGGGAAATCGAATACATACCGACTCACCCTTCTCAGAAGCTGCTTCGCTCAGACAGCTACTTCCTACTCACGGAACAAGTGGATATAAACGGTATAAACGTTCTTATAACCAGTAGAGAAAGAACCTTTGTAGATATGCTCGATAGACCCAATCTATGTGGCGGAATTGAAGAGGTCTGGCGTTCCCTCAAAACGACCGAGTATCTAAACATCGAAAACCTGCTGAAGTATCTGAGAGCGCTTGACAACTCTACCACGAGCGCCAAAGTAGGCTTCTTCTTACAAAGACATCCGAAAATCACAAACAATGACCAGACTCTATTGAGAGAACTGAAAAAAATGATCCCCGTTTCGCTGCATTACTTTGATCGATCACGAGTTGACAGAGCTAGGTTGGTAAAGGAATGGAATCTCGTAATTCCTGAATACATATTGAATGAAAGCTGGGAAGAACAATGA